Below is a genomic region from Rosa chinensis cultivar Old Blush chromosome 5, RchiOBHm-V2, whole genome shotgun sequence.
CTTACTTGATATAAATTCTTGAGAACAAAAATCAAAAGGTCAAACCCTGCAGAACCTCTGCCAACAATGAAGAAAAGATCCAACTAAAAAAACAGTGCAAAAATCCACCTTTAAACTACCTAATTGAAGGTCAGCAGCGATCGAAAAAGGCAAAGAAAATAATATTGAAATGGTAAAAATGCAGCAATGGGAAGAATGCAGCTTTTTTTTTCTGCCCCTTAGTTTGAGATAGGCTTCCACTAAGTCACATCGAAAAGAGCTAAACTGAGAAAAAATTTCAATCAGTAAATTTCAGGTCTAATGAAGCAGGCTGAGCTTCATAATCCAATTAATCGTCCAGATTTGAAAGTGGTAAAGAAAAAAAGCTTGTAAAAAATAAATACTCATGTGAATTCAAAATCAACAATAACAAAAAGCCCAATCAAAAACCGCAGCAGATAAAAAGTAAGAAAAACTATAGAAGAGAAAAAGTTTAAATCTTGAATCTTCATCGTTGCTTAATACTGTAGCAATGCAGATCAATTGAATACACCAAAAACACTCACAGAATTCGATGATGCAGTCAAATCAACTGAACACTGTAGCAAGCCAGATCAATTGAATACCAAAAACACTCACAGAATCCGATACAACTCGCATAAAGAAATGAACTTGAGGCACAATTCAAAGCAATCAAAGGAACCCAGAAAGAGAAAAGGCTGAAGTACCTCAACAGTGATTATAATCAGAAGCTATAGACGACAACCTGAGAAAAGGAGACCCGATGAAGTACCTCAACAGTGATTAGAATCAGAAGCTACAGACGACAATCTGAGACGCGGCGTATAAGGCTAGACAACCTGAGAAAAGGAGACCCGATGAAGTACCTCAAATGCAGGTTAGAGACGGAATATTGATTTGAGACGGAAATCAATCCCTTTGCCACAGAAATCAATCCTTGCCGCGTATCTTATCAAACCCTCCAGTTGCTAAATATCTGCACCACTGTCAAGTTGATAAGGAGAAGCGAGAGAGCGGAAAAACCTGAACCTTCTGGATTTCTAGCATTCTACTCTCGGCGGGTGTTTATAACAGACTGAATGGTACGGAGGTAAATAAGAAAAAATTaagggcaaaaccgtcatttaATTCAGGCTCGAATGAACAGTGTCGCGCCTGTGAACAGTCCACGCCCTTTAGATTATAGATAATTAGTGTCCATCCAATTGTTCCACTTCTCATTATTTGTGTTTTTAACTAAACTATATAATGTCTTGTGCATCTTCATATTATATTGCAgtcatgataaaaaaaaaggaaaaaggcagAAAAGGGCAGCAAGCACTTTATATCCCGAGTCTTCTACACTTTCGCTGCCCGAAGATATTCCCAATGAATCAACACATGATGACAAAGAGGTGGAAGGGCTGGAAACTAAGGCTACCAAAAGGAAGGGTAGAGGCCCTACCAAAGGTGATAAAGGCTACGACATGAATGCAGAGATTTATGGAAAGAGGTATGTGTTTAATGTCTGTTAATTTTTGTCGGAATGTGCCACCTCTTCCATTATTCAAATTGCATATGTTTTTCATGCTAAGTTTATTTATGTTTACAATGCCTAGGATTATAACTCCCAAAGCTTTGCGAAGCATTTGTCCCCTCTTCAAGTCAGAGCTGCAAGGCCCATTGCCCCATTCATAACATGGGCACAATATCCGCAAGACGACTTGGATAAGTTGTTTGAACTGTGGAAGAATAaagatttcaattttgattgctCCGAGGAAGAACTGAAAGATATATTCACCGAACACATCAAGAATCGTTACAGTGATTGGATGAGTGAAATCCGGAATAGTGTTTTCCGCAAACATAAGACTGCTGTAGCTCGATATGCCAATAACCCATCATATTTGAAGCCACAGATACGACACCAATGGTAATATAGTACTGGAACCATAAGGTACTGAAATTGAAGGAAAAGTAAGGAAATTCCAGAAAGAGAAAACTTGTTATATCATTTCATAAACTTCCATTGAGGCCAAGGCCAGTACATAAAGCTGGGAACGAAGGATACGTGTCCAAATATAGATAAGGATCAAACACGTGATAACAGGCTGGCAGATGATTCAATACATGGCACTCACCTAATAATACTGAAAGTTGTAGTTAAAAGCAGGTTTCCTAATTaacaaggaaaagacaaagaaaataTCCAAATATTGGATCAGGGCGCCAATATCCCACCTCCCTTGACAAACACCATCAGTTACCCTTTAAAATTTGGAAAACAAATATGAAATTCTTCTGCGCATTCCCATGTGGCATCATCCTCTGAGCCATTCTTCCACTGAATCAACCATCTCACCTCAGGTTTGTTACCCTTCTTGAATAAAGCTCTCTGTAGCACTTTAGCAAGGACCCAATTGTTCTTATTGGTATCAAAACTAGGAGGTAAGGTTGGAGAAGGAACTACTGAACATCCCAGTTTCTTCTTTAGAAGAGATACATGAAACACTGGATGCACCTTTGCAGAAGCAGGTAGCTCTAACTTGTATGCAACTTTACCAATCTTTTCTATCACCTGATAAGGACCAAAGTATTTTGGAGACAGTTTGTGGGATTTTCTGACCTGCACTAACTTTTGTCTGTATGGCTGCAATTTGAGGAATACCCAATCACCAATGTCAAACTCTCTTTCGGTGTGATGTTTGTCATAGTAAACCAACATTCTGGCCTGAGCTTGTTCCATGTTACACTTGAGCTTACATAGTAGTTCATCTATGTTCCTCAGTACTAGATCCACTTGATGAACAACAGTACTACCAGGGACATATTTTCTCACTTGAGGAGGAGGAATTCCATAAAGAGCTTGATAAGGAGACATCTTAATAGCTGAGTGATAAGTGGTATTGTACCACCACTCGGCCTAAGGCAAAATATCTGTCCAATGACCTTGTTCCTCCAAAATCACACATCTTAGATACTGTTCCAGAACTCTATTTAAGCATTCAGTTTGACCATCAGTCTGTGGATGGTATGCGGTACTCATACATAGCTTTGACCCTTGTAATTCAAAGAAATTTTTCCAAAATGCACTGAGAAATATGGGGTCCCTATCACTGATAATGCTATCAGGCATTCCATGAAGCCTAAAAATTTCTTGAATGAACAGTTCAGCCACACTTCGAGCAATGTAAGGGTGCTTAAGAGCAAGGAAATGAGCGTACTTAGTCAGCCTATCAACAACTGCTAAAATGGAAGTTTTACCTGCACTTTAAGGAAAGCCATCAATGAAGTCCATTGAAATATCAATCCACAATCCAGCTGGAATTGGATTTGGTTGAAGTAAACCTGGAGGTGATATAGTCTCATAATGAACCAGTTGACAAATAAGACATTCTGAAACAAAAGCCTTCACTTGTTTTTTAATTCCAGGCCATAGAAAACTCCTCGAAATCCTTTTGTAAGTTCTTAACCAACCTGAATGCCCTCCACCCTTACCACAATGTAATTCCGTAATAATTTTCAATCTCCATTCGTCTGCATCAGGAACAAATATTCTCTTTTTATATAGCAGCTGGCCATTAGACGAGGTAAAGTTCTTGGAAGTGATAGTGCCCTGCTCAATGCCTTCTATCAGCCGTTGAGTTTCAGAATGATTTTGACACAAGATGGATATTTCCTTTATAAATTCAAACATAGTGCTAGAGACCCCCATCAAGGAATTCAACTCACCTTGCCCAGATAAAACATCAGGTACAATGTTGGTATTACCAGACTTGTACTCAATGGTATAATCATAGCCAAGTAACTTTAACAGCCATTTTTGTTGAGCAGGGGTGGTGATTCTCTGATTTAAGAAGTACTGAATCGTTCTATGGTCAGTAATGATTCTGAATGGGTGTCCCAATAAATAAGACCGCCAATGTTCAACCGCAAACACCACTGCGAGCATTTCTTTATCATAAACACTCAGTGCTAGATGCTTGGGAGCCAGAGCTTTACTAAGATATGCAATGGGATGGTCCTCTTGAGACAAAACTGCTCCAATTCCAAGACCTGAAGCATCACACtcaacatcaattttttttgcaAAATCAGGTAAAGCTAAAACTGGAGTTGAACACAAAGCTGCCTTTAACTCTTCAAAAGCCGTTTCACAGCCTAGTGTCCAAACAAAGTTATCCTTCTTGAGCATGTTTGTAAGTGCTTTAGCAATGATTCCAAAATTCTTGACGTATTTCCTGTAATATCCTGCCATGCCCAAGAAACCCCTTAAGTGACATAGGCTTCTTCCAATTCTTGATTGCTTCTATTTTTTTCGGATCCACTGCCACTCCTTTCTCTGAAATGACATG
It encodes:
- the LOC112203195 gene encoding uncharacterized protein LOC112203195 — translated: MSPYQALYGIPPPQVRKYVPGSTVVHQVDLVLRNIDELLCKLKCNMEQAQARMLVYYDKHHTEREFDIGDWVFLKLQPYRQKLVQVRKSHKLSPKYFGPYQVIEKIGKVAYKLELPASAKVHPVFHVSLLKKKLGCSVVPSPTLPPSFDTNKNNWVLAKVLQRALFKKGNKPEVRWLIQWKNGSEDDATWECAEEFHICFPNFKG